The Prevotella herbatica genome contains the following window.
ATATTCAATTGTAGAAGCATGTCACGACTATACTTTGGAAGTAGCAAAACCAGGAACAAAATATGCTGATGTACACTTTGCTGTTTGCAGACTGATGTTTGACAGATTAAAGGAACTTGGGCTTACCAAAGGAGATACAGACGAAGCAGTTAGAGCTGGAGCACATGCCATGTTCCTTCCACACGGATTAGGACACATGATGGGAATGGATGTACATGATATGGAAAGTCTTGACCAAATTAACGTAGGATTTGACGAAGAAACTCGTCCTAACCTAGAGCAATTCGGAACAAACTGTCTAAGAATGGGTCGCAGACTAGAAGAAGGATTTGTTGTTACAGACGAACCTGGTATATATTTCATCCCAGCACTGATTGACGAATGGAAATCAAACGGACACTGTAAAGATTTCTTGAATTTCGATAAATTAGAGACTTATAAGGACTTTGGAGGAATAAGAATAGAGGATGACGTTTTAATAACAAAAGACGGATGTAGATTCATCGGTAAGGATCGTATTCCTTATCATCCAAAAGACGTAGAGAATTTTATGGATAATAAATAACATTATATTGGTTTAAATGAGAAAATTATTAGTAATGACACTCCTTGCCATAACGGCAATTGGTGCAACAGCACAGGAAAAGAAGGCTGAGATAAATGTAAACAAGCCGGTATTCACTGTAGTAAGAGAGAACAAAATTACAAGTATTAAGAACCAAAGCCGTAGTGGTACATGTTGGGACTATTCTACGCTAAGTTTCTTTGAGGCTGAGATTCTTAAAAAGACAGGCAAGACTTATGACCTTTGCGAGTCATTTGTTGCGAACAAAACTTATATGGATCGTGCCATTCAAGTAGTACGCCTACACGGAGATTGCCAATTTTCTGAAGGTGGCAGTTCTTATGATCCTTTGTATTGCCTAGAGAATTATGGTATCTGTCCAGAAAACGCTATGCCATCTGCAGGTAGTCTTTACGGAGATTCACTGAACAATTATAATGAGTTTTTCCATTTAATGACTCCTTATGTAATGGCTGTTGCAAAAAGCGATTCAAAAAAGTTGTCTACTCAATGGAAAGCTGGACTACAAGGCATCCTTGATGCTTACCTAGGCAAATGTCCAGAAAAATTCACTTATGAAGGCAAGAGTTATACTCCAAAGTCTTTCGCAGCAAGTCTTGGCATAGATTTTAATGATTATGCAAGCATAACAAGTTACACCCATCATCCTTTCTGGAAGGGATTTCCTGTTGAAGTTCAGGACAATTGGCGCAACCCTCTTTCATGGAATATCCCAATGGAAGACATGATGCGCATCATTGACAATGCAGTTATGAATGGATATACTGTAGCTTGGGGCGGTGACGTTTCTGAAGACGGTTTCACACGTGACGGTTTGGCTTATAATACAGACACAAAGAAAGTACAAAGTCTCACTGGTAGCGACATGGCTCGTTGGTTGAAACTGACAAAGACTCAGAAGAATAATATGATAGACTCTTTGGGCTGCAAAGTTCCAGAAATAATACCTACACAGAAAATGCGTCAGGAAAGATATGACAACTGGGAACTTACAGACGATCACGGTATGCTTATATACGGTATCGCCAAAGACCAAAATGGCAAAGAATATTACATGGTTAAGAACTCATGGGGAGAAGCTGGTGAATATAAGGGAATTTGGTATATGACAAAGAACTTTATAGCAGCAAACACTATGGATTTCATGGTTAATAAAAATGCCATACCAAATGATATCCGCAAAAAACTTGGTATCTAACATTTGATATCAAAAATAAATAGAAGGCACAAACTGAAAAAACATTTCAGTTTGTGCCTTTTTTTTGTTTTTATTTTGTAACTTTGAGCACAGTTTTTTATTTCATAAGCAATAAAAAATCATAAAAGACATATGTTTTAAACATATTGTAACCAAGAAGAAAATAAAAACGATATAAATGCATTTCAAATGGAATTACGAACCACCAACACCAGAAGAGAAACTAGCAGCTAAAGAACTTGGTGACAAGTTGAGTATCAGTCCTATTTTAGCGCAACTCCTTATCAAACGCGGTATTAATACCGAATATGCTGCAAAGAAATTCTTTCGCCCACAATTAGCCGATCTCATAAATCCGTTTCTTATGAAAGATATGGATATAGCAGTAGAACGACTGAATGATGCAATGGGCAGGAAAGAGCGTATTCTTGTTTATGGAGATTACGATGTTGACGGATGCACAGCTGTTGCACTGGTGTACAAGTTTCTTCAACAGTTTTATTCAAACATAGATTATTACATACCTGACAGATATGACGAAGGATATGGAGTAAGCAAAAAAGGAATAGACTATGCGAAAGAGACTGGTGTAAAACTTATTATAATACTTGACTGCGGCATAAAAGCAATCAAGGAAATAGACTATGCCAAAAGTCTTGGTATAGATTTTATTATTTGTGACCATCATGTTCCTGACGAGACAATGCCACAAGCTGTGGCTATATTGAATCCCAAGAGGCATGATGACACATTTGCATATAAGAACTTATGCGGATGTGGTGTTGGATTCAAATTTATGCAGGGCTGGGCCAAAAACAATGGTATTCCATTTTCAAATCTTATACCTTTACTTGACTTATGCGCTGTTTCGATAGCAGCTGATATTGTTCCAGTAACTGATGAAAATAGGATCATTGCATTTCATGGATTAAAACAGTTAAACCAAAATCCAAGCATCGGTCTGAAAGCTATTATTGATATTTGTGGTCTAAACGGGCGAGAAATATCTATGAGCGACATCGTATTCAAGATTGGACCAAGAATAAACGCTTCTGGAAGAATGGAAAACGGAAAAGAAAGCGTCGACTTGCTTATAGAAAAAGATTACGGAGTGGCTATAAAAAAGGCAAAGCACATTGATGAATATAATGAGCTACGTAAGGATATTGACAAACAAATGACTGAAGATGCTAATACGATTGTCTCAAAACTCGAAAATCAGAAGCATCATTCAAGCATAGTTCTTTATGACGAAAACTGGAAGAAAGGTGTTATCGGAATTGTAGCCTCTCGTCTTACAGAGATGTATTTTCGCCCAACTGTAGTTTTAACTAAAGACGGTGATTTTGCAACTGGGTCAGCTCGTAGCGTAACAGGGTTTGATGTTTATGCTGCAATAAAGAGCTGTCGTGATTTACTTCTTAATTTCGGCGGTCATACCTATGCAGCTGGCTTAACTCTTAAATGGAATGATATACCGAAGTTTAGACAGAGGTTCCAAAGTTATGTTGAAGAACACATAGAACCAGAACAGACAGAAGCTAATATCAATATAGATAGTCATATAGATTTTAAAGACATAACTAAAAAGCTCCACAATGACCTAAAACGTTTCTCTCCTTTTGGCCCGGAATGCACCAAGCCAGTCTTCTGCACTCTCGGTGTTTATGATTATGGTACTAGTAAAGTTGTAGGAAGAGAGCAAGAGCATATTAAGCTAGAACTTGTTGATTCTAAGTCAAGCGATGTTGTAAATGGAATCGCATTCGGTCAAAGTGCATCCGCACGATATATTAAAAGTAAAAGATCGTTTGATATTGTATATACGATTGAAGAAAATGTTTTTAAGCGAAACCAAATTCAATTACAAATAGAAGACATTCGTCCAGAAGAAATAAAAGAAGAAAATAAAACTGAATTATAATGGAATGCCGGCAGATACTACAACAATATTGGGGGTATCCTGATTTCCGGGGAATACAAAAGGACATTATTGAAAGTATTTGTGCCGGACATGATACCCTTGGGCTAATGCCTACAGGTGGAGGAAAATCAATAACTTTTCAAGTACCAGCATTAGCAATGGATGGAGTGTGCATTGTTATCACTCCACTTATTGCGTTAATGAAAGACCAAGTTGACCACCTACTAAAACTCGGTATCAAAGCTGCTTCTATATATTCTGGCATGACAAGACCTGAAATAATAAAGGTTCTTGAAAATGCCGTGTTTGGAGGAGTAAAGATTTTATATGTATCACCAGAAAGACTTTCTTCAGAACTTTTCCAAGCCAAATTAAAACACATGAAAGTGAGTTTCATCACGGTAGATGAGGCCCACTGTATAAGTCAATGGGGGTATGACTTTAGACCATCCTATCTTAACATTGCAGATATACGCAAATTAAAACCTGATGTTTCCATATTGGCATTAACGGCTACAGCCACAACTAAAGTTGTTGATGACATACAGGAAAAATTAGGATTTAAGGAAAAGAACGTCTTTCGCATGAGTTTTGAAAGAAAGAATCTAACTTATGTTGTAAGACTTGCATCAGATAAAGACCAACAACTTATTCATATTCTAAATTCTGTAAAAGGCTGCGCAATTGTTTATGTAAGAAGCAGAAAGCGCACAAAGGAAATCGCTCAAATGCTTAACGATAATGATATTAAAGCGACTTACTATCACGCAGGGCTGGAACATTACACGAAAGACTTGCGACAAAAGGAATGGCAGAATGATAAAACACGCGTAATAGTGGCTACAAATGCATTCGGTATGGGCATTGACAAACCGAATGTAAGAATAGTTGTCCATATAGACTGCCCAGATTCTATTGAAGCTTATTTTCAAGAAGCAGGACGTGCAGGACGAGATAGCAAAAAGGCTTATGCTGTTTTGTTATACAATGACGGAGATTGTAGAAAGCTACATAAACGTATTACAGATAACTTCCCAGAAAAAGAATATGTTAGAAAGGTATATGACAGTTTAGCTTATTTCTATCAGATAGGTGTCGGTAGTGGTATAGGCCATACGTTCGCTTTTGATATAGGCAAATTTTGCCATAACTTCGGACTATCTATGATTCTTGTAGACTCTTCATTAAGAATTTTAGAAAGAGCAGGTTATATTATCTATGAGAACGATCCCAAAAACAGTGCAAGACTTATATTCCTACTTAGTCGTAACCAGCTTTACATACTTGAAAATATTACGAGTAATGAAGATAAAATAATAACAACCCTGCTCCGCCTATACGGTGGACTTTTCAATGATTACACATATATTGATGAGGGACTGATCGCTCAGAAATCAGGACTCACACAACAACAGGTATATTTGATATTAAAGAATTTGAGCATGAAAAGGATAATTCACTTTATTCCACAACGGAAAACTCCTTACATCTCATATTCAAAGAATAGAGATGACGGTGAAAGGATTATTATTTCAAAGAGTGTGTATGAAGACAGAAAAATTGAATTTGAAAAAAGAATTGATGCAATCATAAAATATGCAACAAATGATAGTGTATGCAGAAGTAGACAGTTATTAAGATACTTTGGTGAAACAGATAGTAATGACTGTGAATTATGTGATGTTTGTCTTGAGCACAATACAGACCAAGCTTCTGAAGATAGAATTTCTTTACCGAAAAAAAGGATACTCGAAATGTTGAAAGACGGAAAAAAACATCATATTACAGAACTAAATGAAATGGACATTCCTGATAGACAGTTAGATGAAGCATTAGAATTCTTAATTAACGAGGAATACATAATTAATGATTGTGGATATATTATGCTAAAACAGAAATAGGTTTTTATATAAAGAGTTAAAGTTTAGTCTTCACTTTCCTTTATTCTTTTGTTGCCGCAACAAATAACCAATCGCTGAGACGATTCATAAAGACCATGATGTTATCTGCTAGTTCATACTGACGACGCATGGTTATCAGTCTACGCTCAGCGGTACGGCACTTTGTCCTCGCTACATGGAAATAAGCATTCGGGATACTTTCCCCTGGCATGACGAAACAGAATTTACCATCATTCTTATTTTCATCTATATCACGCTCCAACTGCAATGTAATACTATCCAAATCAAATTTCAAATCCATACTTCCCCCCGCTACAACTCCCATTATACGCATGATGATATTCTGAAACAACTCTATTTTCAGCTTTGAATCACTGTCATTAATGTAAACCTTGACAAGACCCAACGACGCATTTAACTCATCTAAAACTCCGTTAGCTTCAATTCTCACATCATCTTTTTCAACATGAGCCTCACCTTTCAATGATGTAAATCCTTTATCACCAGTCTTTGTATATATTTTCATAGCATTTAAATTTATCGTTTTTTTAATATAACATATATTATCACAGGAGCACCCATTATCGGTGTGACAGCATTAAGCGGTATCATTCCTCCATTTGATGGCAAATAGCACAACACATTGCATGCAAGAGCTATCAACGCTCCACACAACATTGTTGCCGGTAGAAGCATGCGATGATTATCGGTTTTTAAAAGAAGTCTCGCTATATGAGGAACTGCTAAACCTATAAAGGCAATAGGTCCACAAAAAGCAGTGACTATAGCTGTGAGCAAACCCGTGATTATCAATAATATGTTTCGTGTCTGCCTGACATTGATTCCCAGGTTTTCAGCATATTGATCGCCTAGCAACATTGCATTTAAAGGTTTAATCATCATCAGCGAGGCAACAAGTCCAACCAACGTTATAACCGAAAATAAAGGAATATTATCCATAGTGACCCCACCAAAGTTTCCCATTCCCCACACCATATAACTCTTCACACCATCCTCTGTGGCGAAGAAATTAAGAAGTGATATTGCAGAATTTGCAAGATAACCAATCATCAATCCGATGATAAGCAACATAACGTTGTTACGAACCGTTGAGGAAAATCCAAAGACTATAAATGTAACTATCATTGCTCCAGCAAAAGCTGCCAAGAATATAGCTATAAATCCTGAAACAGAAAACATTCCCACAGACATGTTACCACCCAAAGCCAACATCACAAAAGCAACTCCTAAGCCAGCACCACTATTGATACCAAAGACATCTGGACCAGCCAATGGATTACGGAACGTGGTCTGCAGCATCAAACCACATGTTGCCAAAGAAGCTCCAGAAAGAAGTGCAGTAATAGCTTGAGGAAGTCTTGATTGCAAAACAATAAATTTCCAAGACTCCCGTAAGCAATCACCTCCTGACAATATAGTAACAATATCCTCAATAGGAATTTTTACAGATCCTATTGCAATGTTAGCTATAAACATCAATACAATGCCTAAAGATAACCATATAAGGTATATTGCACCTTTTGTCATATCAATATCCTAACTTATGATAATATCTCAACTTACCAAGTTTTAAATCTGGATGAAGTATGATAATCATGTCCTTTAATAATCTGTCTGGATGAAAACTGGCTTCCTCATAATATTTTGTCAATGTGCAATCAGCACCGTAAACCTCATTCGTCTTAAAAGCCTTCATCTCTCCGTATCCGCTATAATCAGCCTTCAGTTCTGCAAGAGTAGACGGATGAAAATCATATTTGTACATCCACACATCTGCTTTACCAGCATCATCGAGTACCCTTTCAAAAGGTAAACTCAGAGATCCAGAACTCTTATCAGCAGCATATACATACTTGCCGTTTGCATCACTAATCATTTGGGCTATCGTACTCTTGCCTCCTGGAACATACCATACACTACCTGTTTTAAGTTCGGTAATAACAGAACGTCTAATCCTTGATTTTATTGCCTCTGCTTTCAAAGCCTTATAATTATCGTCAATCGACTTAAATAAGTTTTCAGCTTCTTTTTCCTTACCATAAAGCATACCATAAAATATCATCCATTCTGCCCTACCCAATGCTGTGGGTTCCATATAATCAGCAGCCTCAACAATTGGAATATTTATATCCTCAAGTTTGCCATACCCACCACTATTTTCAAACGGAGAGATGATAATAGCCTGTGGTTTACTGTCTATAACTTTCTCAACATCAGCACTCATACCGTTCCCGCAATCAACGATATCTTTACCTATTCGTTTGTGAATATCAGGAATATTAATGTATTTAAGATCACAGACTCCAGTTATTGATTTCTTGCAATTCAAGTCATAGAGAAGAGCACAATGTACGGTTGAAAAAACAACACTACGCTTAATAGGAACATTTATTACAGAAGCACCTTCTGACTTCAGGTCACCAATAGCTTTGGAATCCAAAGCTTTATTTTCAGCCAACACATAAGTATGCAATATTCGAGACGGCTTCCATGGATCTTTAAGTTTTACGACACTATATCCATCATATTTCACTGCCTCTATATTCCTTGCATACTTGAAATGTAATGTATCCCCTCCCATTGCATAACGGTCTGTTTTACCGCTAGTGCATGAGGAGAAGATACATACTAAAAATGAAATAAATAATAATAAATATTTCTTCATTAATTTACCTTTTCATATCCATAGTTGAAGAATATTGCTGTTGGTGATGCACCGCAAACATAATCTTTAACTTTTGTACCCATAGAAGTAAACTCTCTTACATATCCGTTTTTATTATAATCAGGATAAGAATTGTCAGCATTCATACTGTTTGATGCAATAAACACACGACCAGTGATTGGATCAACAGCAATTTGTGCTGGACTATCTACTGTTCCAGCAAAAGCAGTTGTTGTTTTGGTTGCAAGAGTATAAATTCCGTAAGTTACATCCTTAGCTTTGTAAGCAGCATTCACAAAATAGAAATTACCTTGATACAAATCGGCCATCGTTGCATCAAACAAAGTAGTTGAAGATGTGCCTGATATCAGCTTCACCCCAGCACCAACTTGTTTATAGTTTGCATCATAAGAACCATAATCCAAAACATACAAACTATTATTAGCATAGAATAACTTTACAGGATTAGTTACGCCAGAGATTGTCTGTGTATCAACAGATCCATTAGTAAGATTGATTGCTGATATTGTACCCTTACCCATACCATAATTAGAATTGGCTACATAAATATAGTTACCAGCTCCTACCAACCCCTCAGGATATGAACCTACGGTGTATTTATTTGCAAGAGCATAAGTTGTTGTATCTACTGCAGCGACAACACCATGGTAAGTAGTAAAATATATCTTACCGTTTCCTGCAATGATATGACGAGGATTAGTACCAAGATCTGTTCCCAGTAAATCAGTAGTCTTAATCTGTTTAATGCTCTTCAAAGTGGTTTTGTCTACAACCTCAATCGTTGCCGAACCATCAACAACAATATACATTTTACTACCATATACAAGTCCATCGTTAGCTCCCGTTCCCAAAGAACTACCATTAGCCTTAGTAAAAACATTAGTAGTTGACTCACTATTTTTATAATCAATATAAGAGAGATTAGCTGGATTCGTTGATGTGCCATAGGCTACAACATAAGCACCATCGCTAACTGCTTTTAGTCCTACACCCTCATATTTATCATCTTCACCACAAGAAGCCAATCCTAAGATGGCTGTCACTAGAAACAAAACATTTAAAAATTTTCTATTCATAATATTTTTATAATTAATTATTACACTTAAAAACTATACGTAGCCGACATCGTAAAACTTCTTCCAGGCATAGGATACATATATATGATATTATATTGCTTATTAAATATATTCAGTATGTCGCCACGCAAAGTAAGTTTGCCTCCTATATCAATCGTCTTATACACAGACAATCCAGCTTCTATATATCCAGGAAGACTATTTCCATTATAATGCTCATTGTTAACCCAGCGCATTGTCATTCCTGTCCCATGAATACTTAAATTCACCAATGGATTCTCATAGCTCAACGAGGCACTTCCTGAATGAACCGGCATATAAGCTAACTGATTGAGATAGTATTCAGAAGTCTTGCTTGTTCGGTTCTCACATTTATTATACGTATAATTACCAGATAACGAAATAGTCTGCCGTGAATCAAAATGATATGAGGCAAGAATAGACGCATCAACACCTTGAACAAGAACTTTTCCCACATTAATATGTGTCCATACAAACATATTATAAGGTACTGCTACAATTTTATCTTTTACATTATTAATATAAGCATCTAAAGTAGCTTCAAAATCCATGCGATGAGAGAAACTCTGTCTCCACGTAACGCCCAAGTTAAATTGCTTTGTGATTTCAGGTTTCAAGTCACGACTACCATAAAGATAATAATAGCTTTCCGTAAACGTTGGAGCTCTGAAAATGCTCTTGTAAGAAGCCCTAACAAACAAATCGCGATTTTGAAGTAATTTATATGACAACGAGAAACTAGGTGACAATCTTCTCATATCTTTACTACCCTCCCCTTCCTTTTCACCATTGAGGTAAACTGAATGAAGAAGACGAGCCACGGCAGTGAATCTACTTAGAGCATATTTTGCCGTGAAACTCTGCAAGATGGTGTTTCGATAAGGTCGTGTATCAGTAGCAAGACTGCTATTGAGATTATTATAAGCATAATCCAACGAATAATCAAGAGCCAAATGATCAATGGGTGTATACAA
Protein-coding sequences here:
- the recJ gene encoding single-stranded-DNA-specific exonuclease RecJ yields the protein MHFKWNYEPPTPEEKLAAKELGDKLSISPILAQLLIKRGINTEYAAKKFFRPQLADLINPFLMKDMDIAVERLNDAMGRKERILVYGDYDVDGCTAVALVYKFLQQFYSNIDYYIPDRYDEGYGVSKKGIDYAKETGVKLIIILDCGIKAIKEIDYAKSLGIDFIICDHHVPDETMPQAVAILNPKRHDDTFAYKNLCGCGVGFKFMQGWAKNNGIPFSNLIPLLDLCAVSIAADIVPVTDENRIIAFHGLKQLNQNPSIGLKAIIDICGLNGREISMSDIVFKIGPRINASGRMENGKESVDLLIEKDYGVAIKKAKHIDEYNELRKDIDKQMTEDANTIVSKLENQKHHSSIVLYDENWKKGVIGIVASRLTEMYFRPTVVLTKDGDFATGSARSVTGFDVYAAIKSCRDLLLNFGGHTYAAGLTLKWNDIPKFRQRFQSYVEEHIEPEQTEANINIDSHIDFKDITKKLHNDLKRFSPFGPECTKPVFCTLGVYDYGTSKVVGREQEHIKLELVDSKSSDVVNGIAFGQSASARYIKSKRSFDIVYTIEENVFKRNQIQLQIEDIRPEEIKEENKTEL
- a CDS encoding ABC transporter substrate-binding protein; this translates as MKKYLLLFISFLVCIFSSCTSGKTDRYAMGGDTLHFKYARNIEAVKYDGYSVVKLKDPWKPSRILHTYVLAENKALDSKAIGDLKSEGASVINVPIKRSVVFSTVHCALLYDLNCKKSITGVCDLKYINIPDIHKRIGKDIVDCGNGMSADVEKVIDSKPQAIIISPFENSGGYGKLEDINIPIVEAADYMEPTALGRAEWMIFYGMLYGKEKEAENLFKSIDDNYKALKAEAIKSRIRRSVITELKTGSVWYVPGGKSTIAQMISDANGKYVYAADKSSGSLSLPFERVLDDAGKADVWMYKYDFHPSTLAELKADYSGYGEMKAFKTNEVYGADCTLTKYYEEASFHPDRLLKDMIIILHPDLKLGKLRYYHKLGY
- a CDS encoding cob(I)yrinic acid a,c-diamide adenosyltransferase, with protein sequence MKIYTKTGDKGFTSLKGEAHVEKDDVRIEANGVLDELNASLGLVKVYINDSDSKLKIELFQNIIMRIMGVVAGGSMDLKFDLDSITLQLERDIDENKNDGKFCFVMPGESIPNAYFHVARTKCRTAERRLITMRRQYELADNIMVFMNRLSDWLFVAATKE
- a CDS encoding C1 family peptidase, encoding MRKLLVMTLLAITAIGATAQEKKAEINVNKPVFTVVRENKITSIKNQSRSGTCWDYSTLSFFEAEILKKTGKTYDLCESFVANKTYMDRAIQVVRLHGDCQFSEGGSSYDPLYCLENYGICPENAMPSAGSLYGDSLNNYNEFFHLMTPYVMAVAKSDSKKLSTQWKAGLQGILDAYLGKCPEKFTYEGKSYTPKSFAASLGIDFNDYASITSYTHHPFWKGFPVEVQDNWRNPLSWNIPMEDMMRIIDNAVMNGYTVAWGGDVSEDGFTRDGLAYNTDTKKVQSLTGSDMARWLKLTKTQKNNMIDSLGCKVPEIIPTQKMRQERYDNWELTDDHGMLIYGIAKDQNGKEYYMVKNSWGEAGEYKGIWYMTKNFIAANTMDFMVNKNAIPNDIRKKLGI
- a CDS encoding iron ABC transporter permease; this translates as MTKGAIYLIWLSLGIVLMFIANIAIGSVKIPIEDIVTILSGGDCLRESWKFIVLQSRLPQAITALLSGASLATCGLMLQTTFRNPLAGPDVFGINSGAGLGVAFVMLALGGNMSVGMFSVSGFIAIFLAAFAGAMIVTFIVFGFSSTVRNNVMLLIIGLMIGYLANSAISLLNFFATEDGVKSYMVWGMGNFGGVTMDNIPLFSVITLVGLVASLMMIKPLNAMLLGDQYAENLGINVRQTRNILLIITGLLTAIVTAFCGPIAFIGLAVPHIARLLLKTDNHRMLLPATMLCGALIALACNVLCYLPSNGGMIPLNAVTPIMGAPVIIYVILKKR
- a CDS encoding RecQ family ATP-dependent DNA helicase, whose translation is MECRQILQQYWGYPDFRGIQKDIIESICAGHDTLGLMPTGGGKSITFQVPALAMDGVCIVITPLIALMKDQVDHLLKLGIKAASIYSGMTRPEIIKVLENAVFGGVKILYVSPERLSSELFQAKLKHMKVSFITVDEAHCISQWGYDFRPSYLNIADIRKLKPDVSILALTATATTKVVDDIQEKLGFKEKNVFRMSFERKNLTYVVRLASDKDQQLIHILNSVKGCAIVYVRSRKRTKEIAQMLNDNDIKATYYHAGLEHYTKDLRQKEWQNDKTRVIVATNAFGMGIDKPNVRIVVHIDCPDSIEAYFQEAGRAGRDSKKAYAVLLYNDGDCRKLHKRITDNFPEKEYVRKVYDSLAYFYQIGVGSGIGHTFAFDIGKFCHNFGLSMILVDSSLRILERAGYIIYENDPKNSARLIFLLSRNQLYILENITSNEDKIITTLLRLYGGLFNDYTYIDEGLIAQKSGLTQQQVYLILKNLSMKRIIHFIPQRKTPYISYSKNRDDGERIIISKSVYEDRKIEFEKRIDAIIKYATNDSVCRSRQLLRYFGETDSNDCELCDVCLEHNTDQASEDRISLPKKRILEMLKDGKKHHITELNEMDIPDRQLDEALEFLINEEYIINDCGYIMLKQK
- a CDS encoding YncE family protein: MNRKFLNVLFLVTAILGLASCGEDDKYEGVGLKAVSDGAYVVAYGTSTNPANLSYIDYKNSESTTNVFTKANGSSLGTGANDGLVYGSKMYIVVDGSATIEVVDKTTLKSIKQIKTTDLLGTDLGTNPRHIIAGNGKIYFTTYHGVVAAVDTTTYALANKYTVGSYPEGLVGAGNYIYVANSNYGMGKGTISAINLTNGSVDTQTISGVTNPVKLFYANNSLYVLDYGSYDANYKQVGAGVKLISGTSSTTLFDATMADLYQGNFYFVNAAYKAKDVTYGIYTLATKTTTAFAGTVDSPAQIAVDPITGRVFIASNSMNADNSYPDYNKNGYVREFTSMGTKVKDYVCGASPTAIFFNYGYEKVN